Proteins encoded together in one Saimiri boliviensis isolate mSaiBol1 chromosome Y, mSaiBol1.pri, whole genome shotgun sequence window:
- the LOC141582982 gene encoding testis-specific chromodomain protein Y 1-like: MASQEFEVEAIVDKRQNQKGKTEYLVRWKGYDKQDDTWEPEQNLTNCRECICDFIRRQTEKQTKWTWTRTSRISSNNVRKPASRTSTSSFSKNSPKMPLTGKHHKSKNNKLFTARENIRENTASLLPVSKYSKQKNSTIKILVPHSPVNDQDTVRSFQKPEKLDPVAPVQEDKVAFKVAAEKPIRISSDSDTQEARIENRTQTQPHMSQMSDSVTASMATESDSKEVIVVLMDPSAANGTTNMHTSLSRVRGGKREIIDDRKDQPFIKRMYFTIRLKESANRYRDIVVKKDHGFTQILLSTISTEKNALNTEVIKEIINALERAAVDDSKLVLFSAAGSVFCCGLDFGYIAKHLQNDRNRMSTEIVDTIKNFVNNFIHFKKLIVVSVNGPAIGLGASILPLCDLVWANEKAWFQTPYTTFGQSPDGCATVTFPRLMGEASANEMLIGGQKLTAREACAKGLVSQVFLTATFTQEVMIQIKRLASCNPVILEKCKTLVCCNIKKELEQANERECEMLKKIWSSADGIESMLKYVQTKIDEF, from the coding sequence ATGgcttcccaggagtttgaggtggaaGCTATTGTtgacaaaagacaaaaccaaaaagggAAGACAGAGTATTTGGTTCGGTGGAAAGGTTATGACAAACAGGATGACACTTGGGAACCAGAGCAGAACCTCACAAACTGTAGAGAATGTATTTGTGATTTTATCAGACGACAgactgaaaaacagacaaaatggacATGGACCAGAACAAGTAGAATTTCTTCAAACAATGTAAGGAAACCAGCTTCCAGAACTTCCACATCCAGCTTTTCTAAGAACTCTCCTAAAATGCCATTGACTGGCAAACACCACAAATCCAAAAACAACAAGTTGTTTACTGCCAGAGAGAACATTAGAGAAAACACAGCTTCACTTCTCCCTGTCTCCAAATATTCgaaacagaaaaattcaactATCAAGATACTTGTACCTCATAGCCCAGTTAACGACCAGGACACAGTGAGGTCTTTTCAGAAACCTGAGAAACTAGATCCTGTTGCACCAGTTCAGGAGGACAAGGTGGCGttcaaggtggcagcagagaaACCGATCAGAATTTCATCAGATTCTGACACACAAGAGGCTAGAATAGAAAACAGGACCCAGACACAACCACATATGTCTCAGATGTCTGACTCAGTTACTGCTTCCATGGCCACAGAGTCAGATAGCAAAGAAGTTATAGTGGTATTAATGGACCCTTCAGCAGCCAATGGAACAACAAACATGCATACATCTCTTTCAAGAGTGAGAGGTGGAAAAAGAGAGATTATTGATGATAGAAAAGACCAGCCTTTTATCAAGAGGATGTATTTCACCATCAGGTTAAAAGAAAGTGCCAACAGATACAGAGACATTGTTGTCAAGAAAGACCATGGATTCACCCAGATATTGCTATCTACTatatcaacagagaaaaatgcactcaatacagaagtcattaaagaaatcataaatgctcTGGAAAGGGCTGCTGTGGATGACAGCAAGCTTGTGTTGTTCAGCGCAGCTGGCAGTGTCTTCTGCTGTGGTCTTGATTTTGGGTACATTGCAAAACATTTAcagaatgacagaaatagaatgaGCACTGAAATTGTGGACACAATTAAAAACTTTGTgaacaattttattcattttaagaaaCTTATTGTTGTATCAGTCAATGGTCCAGCCATTGGACTAGGTGCATCCATACTACCTCTTTGTGACTTGGTTTGGGCTAATGAAAAGGCTTGGTTTCAAACCCCATATACGACCTTTGGACAGAGTCCAGATGGCTGTGCTACTGTTACATTTCCAAGGCTCATGGGTGAAGCATCTGCCAATGAAATGTTGATTGGTGGGCAAAAGCTGACAGCACGGGAGGCATGTGCCAAAGGCCTGGTCTCTCAGGTGTTCTTGACTGCAACTTTCACCCAAGAGGTTATGATTCAAATTAAGAGGCTTGCTTCCTGTAATCCTGTTATACTGGAGAAATGTAAGACCCTTGTTTGCTGTAATATTAAGAAGGAGTTGGAACAGGCCAATGAGAGAGAGTgtgaaatgctgaaaaaaatctgGAGCTCAGCAGATGGGATAGAATCCATGTTAAAGTATGTTcaaacaaaaattgatgaatttTAA